From Sphingopyxis sp. MWB1, a single genomic window includes:
- a CDS encoding CBU_0592 family membrane protein — protein sequence MIDLSSPVANAIGLCGTACVLAAYAYINMATKPNPILFNGVNLAGALLLLVSLMVHFNLASFLLEIAWGSIAIWGLVRGWRQRRARSAQ from the coding sequence ATGATCGACCTGTCGAGCCCCGTCGCCAATGCCATCGGCCTGTGCGGGACGGCCTGCGTCCTTGCGGCCTATGCCTATATCAATATGGCGACGAAGCCCAATCCGATCCTGTTCAACGGCGTCAACCTCGCCGGCGCGCTGCTGCTGCTCGTGTCGCTGATGGTTCACTTCAACCTCGCCTCCTTCCTGCTTGAAATCGCCTGGGGGAGTATTGCCATCTGGGGCCTGGTGCGCGGTTGGCGGCAACGCCGGGCGAGGAGCGCACAATGA
- a CDS encoding ABC transporter permease, protein MIGNMRGIRAIYMFEMARFGRTFWTSLMLPVITTALYFVVFGSAIGSRMTEVNAISYGAFIVPGLMMLTMFTESISNASFGIYMPKWTGTIYEMLSAPMSPLELLIAYVGAAATKSVIIGTIIFATAHLFVDVQVAHPALMVGFMLLMAVTFCLFGFIIGIWAQSFEQLQVIPMLVVYPLTFLGGAFYSLDMLPKAWQTVTLFNPVVYLISGFRWTFFGQGDVGIGVSMAAVSFFFLLCLAVIFWMFRTGYRLKN, encoded by the coding sequence ATGATCGGCAATATGCGCGGCATTCGCGCCATCTATATGTTCGAAATGGCCCGCTTTGGCCGGACCTTCTGGACCAGCCTGATGTTGCCGGTGATTACGACCGCGCTTTATTTCGTGGTCTTTGGTTCAGCGATCGGCAGCCGGATGACCGAGGTGAACGCCATATCCTATGGCGCCTTCATCGTGCCGGGCCTGATGATGCTCACCATGTTCACCGAAAGCATCAGTAATGCGAGTTTCGGCATCTATATGCCCAAATGGACGGGCACGATCTACGAAATGCTCTCGGCGCCCATGTCGCCGCTGGAGTTGCTGATCGCTTATGTCGGCGCGGCGGCGACCAAATCGGTGATCATCGGAACGATCATCTTCGCAACCGCCCACCTGTTCGTCGATGTTCAGGTCGCGCATCCCGCGTTGATGGTGGGATTCATGCTTTTGATGGCGGTGACCTTCTGCCTCTTCGGCTTCATCATCGGCATTTGGGCGCAAAGTTTCGAACAGCTTCAGGTCATACCCATGCTGGTCGTCTATCCGCTGACATTTCTTGGCGGCGCCTTCTATTCGCTCGATATGCTGCCCAAGGCTTGGCAGACGGTGACCTTGTTCAACCCCGTCGTCTATCTGATCAGCGGGTTTCGCTGGACTTTCTTCGGGCAAGGCGATGTCGGCATCGGGGTGAGCATGGCCGCGGTCAGCTTTTTCTTCCTGCTTTGCCTGGCAGTGATTTTCTGGATGTTCCGTACCGGATACCGCCTCAAAAACTGA
- the rpsA gene encoding 30S ribosomal protein S1: MASTAFPTRDDFAAMLDESLGGADGGFEGRVVKGTVTGIENDMAVIDIGLKSEGRVALREFAMPGQKADLKIGDEVEVYVDRVENANGETMLSRDRARREAAWDRLEEEFTKEARVEGVIFGRVKGGFTVDLGGAVAFLPGSQVDIRPVRDVGPLMDLPQPFQILKMDRRRGNIVVSRRAILEETRAEQRSGLIQNLEEGQIIEGAVKNITDYGAFVDLGGIDGLLHVTDMSYKRVNHPSEIINIGDTVKVQIIRINRDTQRISLGMKQLEADPWEGVAAKYPVGAKLSGTVTNITDYGAFVELEPGIEGLVHVSEMSWVKKNVHPGKIVSTSQEVEVLVLEVDSEKRRISLGLKQAQSNPWGAFADAHPIGSVVEGEVKNATEFGLFVGLPGDVDGMVHMSDIAWGISGEEALHLHRKGEQVQVVVLDVDVEKERISLGIKQLEKGAPAVGAGAAAGSLKKNDVVTVTVLEVRDNGLEVQAGDDGATGFIKRADLGRDRDEQRPERFQVGQKFDAMVVGFDRSKKPNFSVKAMQIAEEKQAVAQYGSSDSGASLGDILGEALKAGKKD; this comes from the coding sequence ATGGCCTCTACGGCTTTTCCGACGCGCGACGATTTCGCCGCGATGCTCGATGAATCGCTGGGCGGCGCCGACGGCGGCTTTGAAGGCCGCGTTGTCAAGGGCACCGTAACCGGCATCGAAAATGACATGGCAGTGATCGACATTGGCCTGAAGAGCGAAGGCCGCGTTGCGCTTCGCGAATTCGCCATGCCGGGCCAGAAGGCCGATCTGAAGATCGGTGACGAAGTCGAAGTTTATGTCGACCGTGTCGAAAATGCCAATGGCGAAACCATGCTGTCGCGCGACCGTGCGCGCCGCGAAGCTGCGTGGGACCGCCTTGAAGAAGAATTTACCAAGGAAGCCCGCGTCGAAGGCGTTATCTTCGGCCGCGTCAAGGGCGGCTTCACCGTCGATCTCGGCGGCGCCGTGGCCTTCCTTCCCGGCAGCCAGGTCGATATCCGCCCCGTGCGCGACGTCGGCCCGCTGATGGACCTGCCGCAGCCCTTCCAGATCCTGAAAATGGACCGTCGCCGCGGCAATATCGTCGTGTCGCGCCGCGCCATTCTGGAAGAAACGCGCGCTGAACAGCGTTCGGGCCTGATCCAGAACCTCGAAGAGGGCCAGATCATCGAAGGCGCGGTGAAGAATATCACCGACTATGGCGCCTTCGTCGACCTCGGCGGCATCGACGGCCTGCTCCATGTCACCGACATGAGCTACAAGCGCGTCAATCACCCGAGCGAAATCATCAACATCGGCGACACGGTCAAGGTGCAGATCATCCGCATCAACCGCGACACGCAGCGCATCAGCCTTGGCATGAAGCAGCTGGAAGCCGATCCCTGGGAAGGCGTCGCCGCCAAATATCCGGTTGGCGCCAAGCTTTCGGGCACGGTCACCAACATCACCGACTATGGCGCGTTCGTCGAACTCGAACCCGGCATCGAAGGCCTGGTCCACGTCAGCGAAATGTCGTGGGTCAAGAAGAATGTTCACCCCGGCAAGATCGTTTCGACCAGCCAGGAAGTCGAAGTGCTCGTCCTCGAAGTCGACAGCGAAAAGCGTCGTATTTCGCTGGGCCTCAAGCAGGCGCAGTCGAACCCCTGGGGCGCCTTTGCCGATGCGCATCCCATTGGCAGCGTCGTCGAAGGCGAAGTCAAGAATGCGACCGAATTCGGCCTGTTCGTCGGCCTGCCCGGCGACGTCGATGGCATGGTCCACATGTCGGACATCGCCTGGGGCATTTCGGGCGAAGAAGCGCTGCACCTCCACCGCAAGGGCGAGCAGGTGCAGGTCGTCGTTCTCGACGTCGATGTCGAGAAGGAACGCATCAGCCTTGGCATCAAGCAGCTTGAAAAGGGTGCGCCTGCCGTGGGCGCCGGCGCCGCTGCCGGATCGCTCAAGAAGAATGACGTCGTGACCGTCACCGTTCTTGAAGTGCGCGACAATGGCCTTGAAGTGCAGGCTGGCGACGATGGCGCCACCGGCTTCATCAAGCGCGCCGACCTTGGCCGCGACCGTGACGAGCAGCGCCCCGAGCGCTTCCAGGTCGGGCAGAAGTTCGACGCGATGGTTGTTGGCTTCGACCGTTCGAAAAAGCCGAACTTCTCGGTCAAGGCGATGCAGATCGCCGAAGAGAAGCAGGCTGTCGCCCAATATGGTTCGTCGGACTCGGGCGCCTCGCTCGGCGACATCCTTGGCGAAGCGCTGAAGGCTGGCAAGAAGGACTAA
- a CDS encoding ABC transporter substrate-binding protein yields the protein MTAETSRTGAGKSLATRAAAAMLLFSTASCGLFGEQGPVRVAAIGPLNPAANPINGELSAPNVALLDATSQGLVAYDGDGQIEPGLAERWTVTKDGRSYIFRIREARWTDGKKVLAKDVAGILRSYVGPNSRHPLKDDFPEIEAIRAMTESVVEIRLLVPQPELLELLAQPSMAIVRKGGGWGPMRAHKIGRAMLLSPAPDPLAEDPEVAEAAARNPAAAIELIGTDAPRALARFKNGYADGVLGGRFSTLPYYVASNIGRARLVVDPAPGLFGLAFVQAEGFLATDNNRDALVRLIRRQRVIGAFGLSEWNTQVTLRPVHHLRDDNGPPLLPGWAEYDDASRIAQAKRVVDAWRRAGRDIAPLKIAVPDLPGGRILFAYIAADFAQVGIECVRVSMKEKADLKLIDEVAPHDDPIWALRRLSCRPDTLCNREAQNLIDQATLNTDPTQRAEQMAQAEKILERYAPFIPLATPLRWSVTSQRLTGLRANAHSQHPLNRLVAPPK from the coding sequence ATGACGGCAGAAACGAGCCGCACAGGCGCAGGAAAAAGCCTGGCGACGCGCGCGGCGGCCGCGATGCTGCTTTTTTCCACAGCCAGTTGCGGCCTGTTTGGCGAGCAGGGACCCGTGCGTGTCGCCGCGATCGGGCCGCTTAATCCCGCCGCCAATCCCATTAATGGCGAGTTGTCGGCGCCCAACGTCGCCCTGCTTGATGCCACCTCGCAAGGATTGGTGGCTTATGATGGCGACGGCCAGATCGAGCCCGGGCTTGCCGAACGCTGGACCGTTACCAAAGATGGCCGCAGCTATATTTTCCGTATTCGCGAGGCGCGCTGGACCGATGGAAAAAAGGTTCTGGCCAAGGATGTAGCGGGAATTTTGCGATCCTATGTGGGGCCAAACAGTCGCCATCCGCTGAAAGATGATTTCCCGGAAATAGAGGCGATCCGGGCGATGACCGAAAGCGTCGTCGAAATCCGATTGCTGGTGCCGCAGCCCGAGCTGCTGGAACTGCTGGCGCAGCCCTCAATGGCCATTGTTCGCAAAGGTGGCGGATGGGGGCCGATGCGCGCCCACAAAATCGGGCGCGCGATGCTGCTGTCCCCTGCCCCCGACCCCTTGGCTGAGGACCCGGAAGTCGCCGAAGCCGCGGCGCGCAATCCGGCCGCTGCAATCGAGCTGATTGGTACCGATGCGCCGCGCGCGTTGGCCCGGTTCAAAAATGGTTATGCCGACGGCGTGCTGGGGGGCCGTTTTTCCACGCTCCCTTATTATGTTGCATCGAACATCGGGAGGGCGCGCCTAGTGGTCGATCCTGCGCCAGGGCTGTTCGGCCTGGCCTTTGTCCAGGCAGAGGGTTTTCTGGCAACGGACAATAATCGAGACGCGCTTGTCCGCCTGATCCGTCGCCAGCGGGTGATCGGCGCCTTCGGCCTGTCGGAGTGGAACACACAGGTGACGCTTCGCCCGGTTCATCACCTTCGCGATGACAACGGCCCGCCTTTGCTTCCCGGATGGGCCGAATATGACGATGCTTCGCGCATCGCGCAGGCCAAGCGGGTGGTGGATGCCTGGCGGCGCGCCGGACGCGATATAGCTCCGCTGAAGATTGCCGTGCCCGACTTGCCCGGCGGGCGTATCCTTTTCGCCTATATCGCTGCCGATTTCGCACAGGTCGGGATTGAGTGTGTACGCGTGTCGATGAAAGAGAAAGCCGACCTCAAACTCATCGATGAAGTGGCCCCGCATGACGATCCGATATGGGCCCTGCGCCGTCTTTCGTGCCGCCCGGACACGCTGTGCAATCGCGAAGCGCAAAATCTGATCGACCAAGCGACGCTCAACACCGATCCGACCCAACGCGCAGAGCAAATGGCGCAGGCCGAGAAAATCCTCGAACGCTATGCTCCCTTCATTCCGTTGGCGACCCCGCTCCGCTGGTCGGTTACAAGCCAGCGGCTGACGGGA
- a CDS encoding outer membrane protein, producing MKKLAFAAIAASLMATPAFAQEAEGMGGFKLGALVGYDSLSFKVDGESDSKGGLGYGVVAGYDFDAGGALVGVEAEYADSTAKYSARDIETPGDEASISAGRDLYVGARLGVPVSANMLVYAKGGYANASIKMRYDDGTDAASISENVDGFRLGAGAEYVSGTMFARAEYRYSDYGSFEYEGIDTGLKVSRHQGVVAVGYRF from the coding sequence GTGAAGAAATTAGCATTTGCAGCAATTGCCGCGTCGCTCATGGCTACCCCGGCATTTGCGCAGGAAGCCGAAGGAATGGGTGGCTTCAAACTTGGTGCGCTCGTCGGCTATGACAGCCTGTCCTTCAAGGTCGATGGCGAGAGCGATTCAAAGGGCGGCCTCGGCTATGGCGTGGTCGCGGGATATGATTTCGACGCGGGCGGCGCCCTCGTCGGCGTCGAAGCCGAATATGCTGATTCGACGGCGAAATATTCGGCGCGCGACATTGAAACCCCCGGCGACGAAGCCTCGATCAGCGCGGGCCGCGACCTCTATGTCGGCGCTCGCCTGGGCGTTCCGGTCTCGGCGAACATGCTCGTCTATGCCAAGGGCGGCTATGCCAATGCCAGCATCAAGATGCGCTATGACGATGGCACGGACGCTGCATCCATTTCGGAAAATGTGGACGGCTTTCGCCTTGGCGCCGGCGCTGAATATGTCAGCGGAACGATGTTTGCGCGCGCGGAATATCGCTATTCTGACTATGGCAGCTTTGAATATGAAGGCATCGATACCGGCCTGAAGGTTTCGCGCCATCAGGGCGTCGTCGCTGTCGGCTATCGCTTCTAA
- a CDS encoding (d)CMP kinase: MIIAVDGPTASGKGTIAQALGRHFGLPVLDTGLLYRAVGFQTQQRGGDPDRAADALAACDFPDTLLENPALRHESSGGLASRVSIHPEVRSALLQRQRDFANQPGGAVLDGRDIGTVIAPHADAKLFVTATAEERARRRHGEMVERGISLGYEEVLADIRARDARDMGRADAPLIRAEDAMLLDTSRMDRAAAIAAAIAFVEGKLATPG, encoded by the coding sequence ATGATTATCGCCGTTGACGGCCCCACTGCGTCGGGCAAGGGGACGATTGCCCAGGCGCTGGGACGGCATTTCGGCTTGCCGGTGCTCGATACGGGGCTGCTTTACCGCGCGGTCGGTTTTCAGACCCAGCAGCGCGGCGGCGACCCCGATCGGGCGGCGGACGCCCTCGCCGCCTGTGACTTCCCCGATACGCTTCTGGAGAATCCGGCGCTGCGCCATGAAAGCAGCGGGGGCCTCGCCAGCCGCGTCTCCATTCACCCCGAAGTGCGCTCCGCCCTGCTGCAGCGCCAGCGCGATTTCGCCAATCAGCCGGGGGGCGCGGTGCTCGACGGTCGTGACATCGGCACAGTGATCGCTCCCCATGCCGATGCCAAGCTGTTCGTGACCGCCACGGCCGAAGAACGCGCGCGGCGGCGCCATGGCGAAATGGTCGAGCGCGGCATTTCGCTCGGCTATGAAGAAGTGCTCGCCGATATCCGGGCGCGCGATGCCCGCGACATGGGCCGCGCCGATGCGCCGCTGATCCGTGCCGAGGATGCCATGCTACTCGACACCAGCCGCATGGACCGCGCCGCCGCCATCGCCGCCGCCATCGCGTTCGTCGAAGGGAAATTGGCGACACCGGGCTGA
- a CDS encoding RrF2 family transcriptional regulator, whose protein sequence is MLSQKTRYTIRAFQHLADHWGKGQVQLADIAEAQNIPPKFLTVILSEMAREGLLISQRGRDGGYQLALPPVDISYGDLVRLTRGSLALVPCASRNAHEHCKNCLPESECRMRSLMLKVRDDTAAILDRITLADPIRMEPVFDPGSESTARSEMETAV, encoded by the coding sequence ATGCTTTCGCAAAAGACTCGCTACACCATCCGGGCGTTCCAGCATCTTGCCGACCATTGGGGCAAGGGGCAGGTGCAGCTTGCCGATATTGCCGAGGCACAGAATATCCCTCCCAAATTTCTGACCGTCATCCTGTCGGAAATGGCGCGCGAAGGATTGCTGATTTCGCAGCGCGGCCGCGATGGCGGCTATCAGCTTGCGCTGCCCCCGGTCGATATCAGCTATGGCGACCTCGTCCGGCTGACGCGCGGCTCGCTCGCGCTCGTTCCCTGCGCGAGCCGCAACGCGCATGAACATTGCAAAAATTGCCTGCCCGAATCCGAATGCCGGATGCGCAGCCTGATGCTGAAGGTGCGCGACGACACCGCCGCCATCCTCGACCGCATCACCCTCGCCGACCCCATTCGCATGGAGCCGGTCTTTGATCCGGGCAGCGAAAGCACCGCGCGGTCGGAAATGGAAACGGCCGTCTGA
- a CDS encoding ABC transporter ATP-binding protein, translating to MEMVLDIAGLGKEYKSGHRALSDVNLSIAKGEIFALLGPNGAGKTTLISIICGIVTPSSGTVTVGGHDHQRDYRAARAMIGLVPQELHTDAFEKVITTVTFSRGLFGKPRDPAFIEQLLRDLSLWDKRDAKIMELSGGMKRRVMIAKALSHEPEVLFLDEPTAGVDVELRRDMWNMVRGLRERGVTVILTTHYIEEAEEMADRVGVISKGRLILVEEKHALIKKLGRKTLTLNLAEPLAAIPQGLSDWTLELAGEGHELVYEFDSQAEATGVPSLLRRMSDLGIAFKDLNTRQSSLEDIFVGLVRDRTDAQEQAQ from the coding sequence ATGGAAATGGTCCTCGACATTGCCGGGCTCGGCAAAGAGTATAAAAGCGGCCACCGGGCGCTTTCGGACGTCAATCTCAGCATAGCCAAAGGGGAGATTTTTGCTCTCCTTGGCCCCAATGGGGCGGGCAAGACGACGCTGATCAGCATTATCTGCGGCATTGTTACTCCCAGCAGTGGGACGGTGACCGTCGGCGGCCACGATCATCAGCGGGACTATCGCGCGGCGCGGGCGATGATCGGACTGGTGCCGCAGGAGCTGCACACCGACGCCTTTGAAAAGGTCATCACCACCGTGACCTTTTCGCGCGGCCTGTTCGGCAAGCCGCGCGACCCCGCCTTTATCGAGCAATTGCTGCGCGACCTCTCCCTGTGGGACAAGCGCGATGCCAAGATCATGGAATTATCGGGGGGAATGAAGCGCCGGGTGATGATCGCCAAGGCGCTCAGCCATGAACCGGAAGTCTTGTTTCTTGACGAGCCCACGGCCGGAGTCGATGTCGAGCTGCGCCGCGACATGTGGAACATGGTGCGAGGGCTGCGCGAACGCGGCGTCACCGTCATCCTCACTACCCATTATATCGAAGAGGCCGAGGAAATGGCCGATCGCGTGGGCGTGATCAGCAAGGGCCGCCTGATCCTGGTCGAAGAGAAACATGCGCTGATCAAGAAATTGGGACGTAAAACGCTGACACTCAATCTCGCCGAACCTCTGGCGGCTATCCCGCAAGGCTTGTCCGACTGGACACTCGAACTGGCGGGGGAGGGGCATGAGCTTGTCTATGAATTCGACAGCCAGGCAGAAGCGACAGGTGTGCCCTCGCTGCTGCGCCGGATGAGCGATCTTGGCATTGCTTTTAAAGACCTCAACACGCGGCAAAGTTCGCTGGAGGATATTTTCGTCGGACTTGTCCGCGACCGCACTGACGCGCAGGAGCAGGCGCAATGA
- a CDS encoding integration host factor subunit beta, with amino-acid sequence MCHKGKYMIRSELVQKIANENSDLRLDEVERIVDTFFDSIVEQLAAGGRVELRGFGAFSTRARESRTGRNPRTGEPVAVEAKKVPYFKPGKEMRERLND; translated from the coding sequence ATGTGTCACAAGGGGAAGTATATGATCCGGTCCGAACTGGTTCAAAAGATCGCCAACGAGAACAGCGACTTGCGTCTCGATGAAGTCGAACGCATAGTCGATACTTTCTTTGATTCCATTGTCGAGCAACTGGCCGCTGGGGGGCGCGTGGAGTTGCGTGGCTTTGGCGCTTTTTCGACTCGCGCCCGCGAATCACGCACGGGCCGCAACCCCCGCACGGGCGAGCCGGTGGCCGTCGAGGCCAAAAAAGTGCCCTATTTTAAGCCCGGCAAGGAAATGCGCGAGCGCTTGAACGACTAA
- a CDS encoding DUF3703 domain-containing protein: MDDLLLKRAVAAERSRFVAAAGTGDPAGAWRALERAHILSQPLLIPHLRVHGWMLIYALRLGDIREVAGQALRLALAPLGAVTGRTPAGNNGRARVSAFAPMAVPPDIQAILARALGAEGRLGRE; encoded by the coding sequence ATGGACGATTTGCTGTTGAAAAGGGCGGTTGCGGCGGAGCGGAGCCGCTTTGTTGCGGCGGCGGGGACTGGCGATCCGGCTGGAGCCTGGCGCGCGCTCGAGCGCGCGCATATCCTGTCGCAGCCGCTGTTGATTCCGCATCTGCGTGTCCATGGCTGGATGCTGATTTATGCCCTTCGACTGGGCGACATCCGGGAAGTCGCGGGACAAGCCTTGCGGTTGGCGCTGGCGCCGCTGGGCGCGGTGACGGGGCGCACACCAGCCGGGAACAACGGACGGGCGCGGGTCAGCGCTTTCGCACCCATGGCTGTTCCGCCCGATATCCAGGCGATACTCGCCCGGGCGCTGGGCGCTGAGGGGAGGCTAGGACGGGAATGA
- the aroA gene encoding 3-phosphoshikimate 1-carboxyvinyltransferase — protein MTDQTATPRRFSASPPLKGEITIPGDKSISHRALMFSALAVGTSRVTGLLEGHDVLATADAMRAMGAQIERSEDGAWRIDGVGVGGLLQPRAALDMGNSGTSTRLLMGLVASHPITCTFVGDASLSGRPMGRVIDPLSQMGADIRATPGAGGSQTLPLMVRGILPAVPLSYRLPMASAQVKSAVLLAGLNTPGITEVIEPVPTRDHSERMLRGFGADLSVETDSEGTRYIRLRGEADFTPQNIVVPGDPSSAAFFIVAALLVPGSDILIANVGINPTRAGLIHLLRDMGGDISLLNEREVGGEPVADLHVRHSMLTGVEVDPAIAPSMIDEFPILFVAAALAKGRTVTSGLDELRVKESDRIAVMATGLQAIGARVEETPDGLIIDGTGGEPLPGGASVAGHLDHRICMSFAIAGLVSKEAVEIDDIAPISTSFPNFEALLQSLSGEADA, from the coding sequence ATGACAGATCAGACCGCAACACCGCGCCGCTTTTCGGCATCCCCGCCGCTCAAGGGCGAAATTACCATTCCGGGCGACAAGAGTATATCGCATCGCGCGCTCATGTTCTCTGCGCTCGCCGTCGGAACCAGCCGGGTGACCGGCCTGCTGGAAGGGCATGATGTGCTCGCCACCGCCGACGCAATGCGCGCGATGGGCGCGCAGATCGAACGCAGCGAGGACGGCGCGTGGCGGATCGACGGCGTCGGGGTCGGCGGACTGCTCCAGCCGCGCGCTGCGCTCGACATGGGCAATAGCGGGACGTCAACGCGGCTTCTGATGGGGCTGGTCGCGAGTCATCCGATCACCTGCACGTTCGTGGGCGACGCCAGCCTGTCGGGCCGCCCCATGGGCCGGGTGATCGACCCCCTGTCGCAAATGGGCGCCGATATCCGCGCCACCCCCGGCGCGGGCGGCAGCCAGACGTTGCCGCTGATGGTGCGCGGCATTTTGCCCGCCGTCCCCCTCTCCTATCGCCTGCCCATGGCCTCGGCACAGGTGAAAAGCGCGGTGCTGCTCGCCGGGCTCAACACGCCCGGCATCACCGAAGTGATCGAGCCGGTACCGACACGCGACCATAGCGAGCGGATGCTGCGCGGTTTCGGCGCGGATCTGTCGGTGGAAACGGACAGCGAGGGCACCCGTTACATCCGCCTGCGCGGCGAGGCTGATTTTACCCCGCAAAATATCGTCGTGCCGGGCGACCCTTCTTCGGCGGCCTTTTTCATCGTCGCCGCGCTGCTGGTGCCGGGGTCGGATATTCTGATCGCCAATGTCGGCATCAACCCGACCCGCGCCGGGCTGATCCACCTGCTGCGCGATATGGGCGGCGATATCAGCCTGCTCAACGAACGCGAAGTGGGCGGCGAACCCGTCGCCGATCTGCACGTGCGGCACAGCATGCTGACGGGCGTAGAGGTAGACCCCGCCATCGCCCCCAGCATGATCGACGAATTTCCGATCCTTTTCGTCGCCGCGGCGCTCGCGAAGGGGCGGACGGTGACCAGCGGGCTCGATGAATTGCGCGTCAAGGAAAGCGACCGCATCGCCGTCATGGCGACCGGCCTGCAAGCCATTGGCGCGCGGGTCGAAGAGACCCCCGACGGGCTGATCATCGACGGCACGGGGGGCGAGCCGCTTCCCGGCGGCGCCAGCGTTGCAGGCCATCTCGATCATCGCATCTGCATGAGCTTTGCCATCGCCGGGCTGGTCAGCAAGGAAGCCGTCGAGATTGACGATATCGCTCCCATATCGACGAGCTTTCCCAATTTCGAGGCGCTGCTTCAGTCGCTGAGCGGGGAAGCCGACGCATGA
- a CDS encoding FYDLN acid domain-containing protein, producing MVKAEWGAKRSCPKCATRFYDLTKDDPVTCINCGHAWIPESVLKSKQPIPFEEAEKPGKAKEEVADDDLDLDVDVDEDSDSPDNDVDLGGDDDLGVTKADDDDDES from the coding sequence ATGGTAAAGGCTGAGTGGGGCGCCAAGCGGAGCTGCCCGAAATGCGCCACCCGATTCTATGATTTGACCAAGGATGATCCGGTCACCTGCATCAATTGCGGTCATGCCTGGATCCCGGAATCGGTCCTGAAATCAAAGCAACCCATTCCTTTTGAAGAGGCTGAGAAGCCCGGAAAGGCGAAGGAAGAGGTCGCGGATGACGATCTGGATCTTGACGTCGATGTCGATGAAGATAGCGATTCGCCCGACAATGACGTCGACCTTGGCGGCGACGACGATCTTGGCGTGACCAAGGCGGACGACGACGACGACGAAAGCTGA